The Curtobacterium sp. MCSS17_015 genomic sequence CTACGCCGTCGTCGCGCGTGACGAGCTGCCGACGTACCCGCTGAAGAAGTTCACGTTCCTGAACCTCATCTCGTCGTTCTGGACGAACCCGATCAAGAACCCGGACTTCGCGTTCGCGTGGTGGTCGCGCTTCCTCATCATCTTCGCGACGTTCATGTTCACGACGTACCGGCTGCTCTACATGAAGGAGCACATCGGCCTGTCGAGCGACGCCGAGGCCACCGCCGCCGTCGCGTTCGGCGTCCTGCTCTACACGATCGCGCTCCTGGTCAGCGCCGCCCTGTCCGGCTGGGCCTCGGACCGGCTCGGGCGCCGCAAGGTGTTCGTCGCCGGCTCCACCGCGCTGTTCGCCGTCGGGCTCATCGTCCTCGCCCATGCCGAGACGGTGAACGGGTTCTACGTGGCCGAGGTCATCATGGGCTTCGCCTACGGCATCTACTCCGCGATCGACACCGCACTCGTCGTCGACGTGCTGCCGAACGCCGACCGGCCGGGCAAGGACCTCGGCGTGATCAACATCGCCAACGCGCTGCCGCAGTCCCTCGCCCCCGCCGCGGCACTGTTCTTCCTGAAGTTCGGCACCGGGGGCTCGCCCGACAACTACGAGCTGATGTGCTGGGCGGCAGGAGGCGTCGCCATCATCGGGGCGCTCGTGGTGCTGCCGATCAAGCGGGTCCGCTGACGCGACCCGAGTCGGACTGGAGGCCCGTGGCCACGCAGCCACGGGCCTCCCGTCCGTCGTACGGTTGCGGGATGACCACCGCGCCGACCCGCACCTTCACCGCCCCCGTCGGCCGGATCGTCGGGCACCACGACGGCGCGGTCGTCCGCGCGCTCGGCATCCCGTACGCGCGGTCCGAGCGCTTCGCGTGCCCCGAGCCGATGCCGCCGTTCGCCGAGGACTTCGTCGCCGACACCCCCGCACCCGTGCCGCCGCAGCCGTCGACGCCCGTGCTCGAGGAGCTCATCCACCCCATCGAGGCCGAGGTCTCCGAACACTGCCAGGCGCTCTCGGTGACGATCCCCGCCGACGTCCGCGACGACGAACGCCTGCCGGTGATGGTGTGGATCCACGGCGGCTCGTACGTCGTCGGTGGCGGGGACATCCCGATCCACGACCCGCGCGCCCTCGTCGAG encodes the following:
- a CDS encoding MFS transporter: MSTPEPAETPVLVHPEQGITQPVSTLRVSVGYQIALFLGQFGLFVALMAPVYVSMQLKAEALAGDDAANVIGSVLPIGAFGALIMNPLAGALSDRTRTRWGRRRPWMLTGVVVFAIALGWIAYAPDTLQLTLGWLLAQLAANTVLSTLTASFADNVPEFQRGRSSSIIALAQNTAVLAGTYLSVFFVANLPVLFIAPGILAIVLVVVYAVVARDELPTYPLKKFTFLNLISSFWTNPIKNPDFAFAWWSRFLIIFATFMFTTYRLLYMKEHIGLSSDAEATAAVAFGVLLYTIALLVSAALSGWASDRLGRRKVFVAGSTALFAVGLIVLAHAETVNGFYVAEVIMGFAYGIYSAIDTALVVDVLPNADRPGKDLGVINIANALPQSLAPAAALFFLKFGTGGSPDNYELMCWAAGGVAIIGALVVLPIKRVR